The DNA window ATCGCGGAAACCGCCGCTCGTATGTCGGTCAGGTGAATCTCACCCGAAAAGCGGTGGATCATCGGAGCCGCAGCAAAACCACGACGGCCCCGATGATCGGTCCAGGACGCCCGGCACTATGAGCCGCAGTAGCCGGGCGTCTGGATCGACGGCGCGCTCCAGTTTTGAGTCTTCACTCAACGGGACGTCTCCCCTGAGGCGGGTTGCGTCGGCAACGCCCGCCAGGCCGCTATTCTGGTCCGGCAGATATCCCGTGCCAAGTCTGAGGCCGCAACTCCGCTCTCCCGCCGTCTCATCCACCTTGACCGCTCATAGGTCCAGGAGCCGAGCGAGACCGCCGGAGCCGGTTGGGATCGACATCTGCCACGTCAACCTCCACGCCTTCTTCGCTGGGAAAGCCCCCGGCAAGGCAGGCGGGCCAAGGCGGGAACCCTGTACGGAGGTGGCGTTGAGCAGCTCGTTTTCTCCTGGACCAGGACGGAGCCGCGATCGGCTTTATGTGTCGAGGATGACGGGCCGGTCGCCGCCCGCTCCAGACTCGACCGGGATCGGGCGTCTCGCCTTCACGCTCGACGGCGGGCCGATGATGAACGAGGGCGGATGGACAGGCGCGCGCGATGCCGATCAAAAGTCGAGACTGGATGTGACCTCGAGCGCCCGGTCTTCGAGGGGAGGCGATCCGTCGTTGGGATGGTGCGCAGCGATCACACGGTCGCGCTCACGGATCAGGCCGGCGATCTCATTCTCGTAGGCGGCGAGGATGGCGGTCAGCCAGCGGTTGACCAGATAGGACGGACGCGGCATCTCAACGTTGAAGCGGGGTAGCAGCGCGATGGTCTTCTCCGCATCGAGCCAGTCGTCACCCGTCACCCACCGGTTTACGGTGAAAAGCCGGAGCAGGCGGCCATAGGCATCGACGCCGACGGCGGCAAGATGATGGATCGGCCCGTCCGGGCCTTCGGGGCGCAGGAAGCAGTGGAAATGTCCGTGCTCGGCCGCCCCTTCCTCCGCCGGATGGCAATGATAGAACCATTGCGCACCGCTTTGCGGATCGAAGACGTCGCCGGGTGGATAATGGTCCCAGGCCTTGGTCTCCGCGGTGTCGCGAAATGTCTCCAGGAGCACGTTGAGGCCCGCTTTGGAGAGGATGCTCTCGCAGAAGGCGATCTCGGAGAGCGCACGGCTTCTTGCGTCCGGCGTCATTCGCCGGTTCCTTTCCGGGGCAGTGGAGCTGGAGGTGGCGGCGGTGCGCGCTTCATCTCCTGCTCGGCCGGAGGTGCCGCCGGCGGTGGAGGCGGTGCCTTTTTTGGCGCTGCCGCTGCGCAAGGTGCGACAGGCGCACAGGGCGCCGCGGGCGCGGGCTTTGCCGCCCCGGCGGCACAAGGCGCTGCAGCCGCGCAAGGAGGCGCACCCGAGGCGCGAGCGGTTTGCGGGGCGGGGCGCGGCGCGGGGTGATGGTAGTGGTCGACGGCGACCGCCGCCGTCGTGGCGGCAAGTGCGGCACCGAAGAGAAGCGTATTGCGCGCCGTCATTTGCGGGTGAACCCATCAAGGCCGAAGACGGGGCGCAGCCAAATCCCCGCCAAAGACCCCAGGAAGGCGGCGGCGAACCAGAGCCAGCCATGCAGGCTGCCGGAAGCGATGCCGCTGAACAGCGCCCCGATGTTGCAGCCGAAGGAAAGCCGTGCGCCGTATCCCATCAAAATGCCGCCGATCGCCGCCGCAAGCATGGAGGCGAACGGTACCTTGGCCTTGGGCGCGAACTTGCCGGCAAGGCTGGCCGCAAGAGCCGCCCCCAGAATGATGCCGAAATTCATCACCGAGGTCACGTCGGCCAGAACGCTCGAACCGAGCGCGGTCTGCGGGCCGGGCCAGTTCCAGAATTCCCAGCTCTCCACGGGAACGCCGAAGGCCTGTGCGACCTTCGCACCCCACAGGCCGAAGCCGAAGGTCACCGACCAGGGATGACCGGCGAGGAGCAAAGTCGCGATGTTGAGGAGCGCGAGAAGCAGGCCTGCGCCGACCAGCGGCCAGGGCCCGCGGAGAACCCAGCTCCAGCCCGGCCGCGACGGGCCCGGCTCAGCCTCGATGTCCCCGTGTGCGCGCCGCTCGATGGCCGCCGTCACGAACGCGACAAGACCGAGGCCCGCCAGCGATACGAGCACGGCCGCGACGATGCCGAGTTCTGCGGCGATGCTGATTGCCGGCAACGACGGCAGCCCCAGCCACCACGGCAGGTGTGCCGTGCCGATGAACGCCCCGACGATGAAGAAGGTGAGCGTTATGAGCATCCGCGCCGAGCCGCCGCCGACGGCGAACAGCGTGCCGGACCCGCAGCCGCCGCCAAGCTGCATGCCGAGCCCGAACATGGCGGCGCCGACCAGCACGCTGGTTCCCGCCGGCGCCACCGCGCCCACCAGTGCCTGCCCGCCGAGATTGCCCGCGGCGATCAGCGGGATCATCGCAACGGCAGCAACACCGATCATCAGCATTTGCGCCCGCATGGCCCGCCCCCGCCTCTCCACCACCATGCGGCGCCAGCCGCCGGTGAAGCCGAAAGAGCCGTGATAGAGCGTGGCGCCGAGCAGACCGCCGACGAAGAAGAGCATCGCCTGGCGCAGGTCGACCAAAGTGGCTATCACCAGAAAGCCGAGAACAAGCGCACCGCCGGCAACCAGTATCGGCGCGCGGTCGGCGTTCACGGGCGGCAGACAGCTTGGGCGGTCGAGTGAAAGATCTGTCATGGGAGGGGTCCAGCCGGTCCGCGCTCGACGTGTCTCGTCGAGAACGGTGAATGCCCGGCACAGGCCGGACATCCTTGATCAGGATATGACTTCGCCAGAATTCGGGTCAAGTCGATGCGGAATGCCCTTGTTCACGTGCCCGAACGGTTCTCGACCGGTCGCGAGGGATCGGCTGTCCACTCGGACATCGAACCATCATACATGCTCGTGTTCTTGTTGCCGAGAACCTCGCTGAGGCCGAACCAGGCGATCGAGGCCCAATGGCCGGTGTTGCAGAAGGCGATGTTCTCCTCGTCCGTGCCGAGGGCAACCTCTTCCGCAAGCGTCCGCACAGTCTCGGGGCGGGCGAAGAGGGCGTATTCGGCTCTGTAGAGCTTGCTGTGCTCGATGTTGACGGCACCGGGGAGCGTGCCTTCGACGCGCACGACCGGGCTCTTCGACTTGCCTTCATATTGTTCGGCCGGGCGACCGTCGACGAGCTTCACGCCCGATTCGAGCGCGGCAGCCACCTCCTCGCTCGTCGCGAGTAGATCGTCCTGCAACTCGTATGTGAACTCGACCGGCTCCGGCTTCACGGGCTCCGCCGAGCGGGCGCCACCTGCGGCATCATACTGCCGCCAGCCGCCGTCGAGGATCGAAACCGCATCGTGCCCGAGATATTTGAAGGTCCAGTAGACGCGGGTCGCACCGCCGAACTCGCTCGAATCCGTACCCCATGGCACTATGACCACATGGTCGTCATTGTCGATGCCGAGACTGCCGATGAGCCCGGCGACCTGATCGACCGGCGGCAGCATGCCCGGCACGCCGTCGACCTCGGTGCGCCAGCCGGCCGTCGCATAGGGCGCGGCCACTGCTTTGGCGATATAGGGCTCGGAGCCGAGCTCGGTCTCCTCCACATCATCGCGGATGTCGAGGATGACGAGGTTTTCCTGACCGGCATTCGCCTTCAGCCACTCGGCGTCGACAAGTGGGCGCACGTCCTGCGCGAAAGCCGGGGCGGCAAGGCCGAGCGCGGCAGCCAGAGTGATAGCGGCGATACGCATGTCGGATACTCCATGATGGGGACTAACACGAAATTACTCCCATCCACCTGCAAAATCAGCGCATGCCTTGGCCGTTTCCGGCCGTACTGAAGAATTAAGACCCCCGGAATCGAGCACAGGCGGAAACATATGCCATTATCGCGGCGGTGCGGCGCGCTGCCATCGTCGACTCCCGTCCTTCGCGGCACGTGCGCGCTGCCGCCTTGCTCATCGATTGCGATATCGCTCCCACAGGAGCTTCAGCGCGAAGGGCACGAGTGTGACCCCACCGACGACAACGGCTATGATCATCATGTGCATGGGATCGGCGGTGACGGCCTGCTTTCCGAAATAGGTGAGCAGGAAGCTGATCGGAACGACGCCCAGGAGCGTCGCGACCGCGAAGCGCCAGAAGGCGAGCGGTGTCAGTCCAGCCGCATAACTGACGGCGTCGAAGGAGATGAAGGGAACGAGCCGGGAGGCGAAGACGATGGTCATCAGCCAGTTCTGCGATCGGTTGTTGCGCAACTGGTCGAGGAGCGGCTCCACCCTGGACCAGCGCCGCACGATTTCATAGCCGAAGATGCGGGCGATCCAGAAGGCGATGATCGCGCCTGCCTCTGCGCCGGCCACGACATAGATCGTGCCCAGGACGGGCCCGTATACGGCGCCGGCGACCATTGCGATAGGGCCGCTCGGGATGGGACTCAAGACGATGGCACCGGTAATCATCACGACGATTGCCAGCGGACCCCAAAAGCCGAGCCGCCGGATCTGCGCCCGCAATGCCGGCTCGTTGCCGAGAATCTCCAGTGCGCCGGACCGCCGGAGCCACCAGTAAAGAACCGCCAGCGCGAGCACGATCGCAATCCCGACCGCGACCTTTTTCCACGCGGTCCCGCGGCGGCGACGGTTCGCCAACACCCATGTTCCTCCTCGTCGCAGCTTTACGCCACGCACCCGGCCTCGCCGGTTATACTATCCCCGGAGGCCTTTGCCGACGCTGAAACGCCGCTCGCGGCGAGGCTTCTCGCCCGACGGCAAGCGATCGGTCGGCGGCTGCTCGGTGAACGGCATTTCGACCAGTTTCGGCAAGGTCACGTCCTCGGGACTGCGATAGGCCGGCACGCCGATATCTATCTCGCTTTGGGGAATGTCGAGCCGCAAAGTTCCATGCAGCCAATCCCACAGCGTAAGGCCGCTCGACCAGTTGGAGTTGACTTCGTCCTCGATGATCGAATGGTGGATGCCATGCATGCGGGGCGTGACGAAGAACCTGGAGAGTCGGCGCTCCAGACGCAGCGGGAAGCGCAGGTCCGAATGATGAAACATGATGGAGACCAGCAGGAATGTCTGCCAGATCGAAAGCGGCCGCGGTGCGATGCCCAGGAGAGCCACCTGCGCTGCCCTATAGGGGACCGACAAGGCCATCTCGCCGAAGTGGAACCTGAGCGCCGTCGAGGTGTCCATGTCGAGATCGGCATGATGCACCTGATGGAAGCGCCAGAGGAACGGCATCCGGTGGACCAGGATGTGCCAGAGATACAGCGTGTAATCCAGCAGCGCCACGGCCAGAACATTTTCGACCCAGGCAGGGAGGCGAAAGCGCTTGAGCAAGCCCCAGCGGAGGCGCTCCACCTGCTGGGACAGCGGGTTGACGACCGGCCTTTCAAGGGCCTGTAGCGCGACAGCGCTCAGGGCCGCCACGGTGAGGTTGCGAATGTTTCGCCTGACCTTCCCTTCCCGGTGCTCGCGCAGAGGCCGGTATATCTCCGCCCATACCAGCAGTCCGAAGGCGCCGACGACAAGGGCGCCGCTCACCCAACCCGGTATGCGCCTGTCCTGCCCCATCGCCGATATCCGGATGCCGGCGCTATCGCAGCCGCCGCGGCAGCATAACCCTGGCCAGTTCGGGCAGGGTGAGCGCGAAGGTGGCGAAATGGGTCAGCGCATCGACGATGCAATAGGGGCACCATGCCTTGTCCACCTTCGGCATCTGATAGAACAGGTACTTGGCCGCGATGGCGGCCTGGGCCGCGGAGGCGAAGGCGGCGGCGAGCGGCAGCCAGGGGCGCCATCTGAACCGGTCGGGCGGGCCGGCGGCGGCGAACACCAGATTCATAGCGTGCATGGCGATCGCCAGCGGCCCGTCCGGCATGCCGTAGCTGTAGGCCTCTTCGGACGAATTGACCTTGTCCGAGTCAAAGTGCGGCCGGCGCGTCGGCGGATCGGGCAGGTGCCGCACGATCCCCGTTTGCAGCAGGGTTACGACAGCCATACTGGCGATCCCGATCAGGGATGCCCCGACGATCGCCCGGCGATAATCCATCGCGCGGCTGTCGTTTTCCTGCAGCGAGCGGCGCAGATGGCGCGGGCTCAGACCAGGGCTGGTCAGGTCCATCAGATACTGTCGCATCATTCCTCCCAACGGCGTGGGGTGCCTCTCGATCACCCGGTACAGACACCGGACAGTCCGCATCCCTAATCGGCCACCCGCAGGGACGTTCCGGCAAACGAATCAAATCGCAAGGGAAGACGCTCCCTTTAACTCCCCGGAAACTCCGCCAAATGAGTACGCGCGCGCTTGCGGGGCCGCATGGCCTGTCGCAAATCCTCTATGCCTATTCTTCGGCGACCGGCAACGACGGCTCGGCCTTCGCCGGCTTCGGCGCAAACCTGCCGAACGTCGCGGCGCAGCCCGGTTCTACGGGTTGCCCATCAGAGAAGCAGGGACAGACCGAGGGCGAGCATCATCAGGAACAATGTGATCGTGACCACCACGTTTATGTGGCCGGCACCGAGGGCGAACATGTCCTTCAGAGCCGTCTTCACGCCGAGCGCGGCAATCGCGACGACCAGAAGCCAGCGCGACAGCTCCGAAAGCAGGGCTGCGACCGTCGTTGGAATGAAACCCAGGCTGTTGAGCACGACGAGAGCGGCGAACAGCACCACGAAGGAGGGGAGCGACAAGCCCTTCGCCCCTTCTCCGCGCCGCGCGAAAAGCATGATCGAGATCACCACGATCGGAAGCAGCGCCACGCGCAGGAGCTTGACGAAGGTCGCCGTGTCGCCAGCCACGTCGGAGACGGCATAGCCCGCACCCACCACCTGCGCGACATCGTGAATGGTGGCGCCGATCATGACGCCGATTTCCCGGTCGTCAAAGCCGAGCGCGGCGAAGAGAATCGGGTAGATGATCATCGCGATCGTGGAAAGCCCGGTCACAGCGATGACGGTGAAGAGCGTGTCCTTCTCACGCTCCGGCCGGTTCGGCAGCACTGCCGAAATGGCGAGCGCGGCCGAGGCGCCGCAGATCGCCACCGCGCCGCCGGTCAATATGCCGAAGGTCCAGTGCCGTCGGAAAAGCCGCGCCATCAGGAGGCCGAAGCCGATGGTCGCCACCACCGAGGCGAGTACCAGCAGGATCGGCCCGAAACCGAGCGCACCGATCTCTTCGAAAGTGATGCGGGCTCCGAGCAGACCGACGCCGAGGCGCAGCAGCGATCTCGAAGCGAAATCGATGCCGGCGGCGCTGCGCGGTTCGTCCCACAGGAAATGGAAAGCCATTCCCAACAGAAGCGCGAAGAGCATGACGGGGGCGCCGTAGTGCTCGGACAGGAAGGTCGCCGCAAGCGCGATCAAGAGCGCCAGCATGATGCCGGGCGCCAGACTCTTCAGGTGCTGGAGGCGCATCGCCGGCGGGGAAGCGCTCATGACAAGACATCGTAGATGGAAAACGCAGGGATTCCGTGTCTCACAGGCCGATCACCCCGATCTGCTGCAGCAATTCCCGGTCGGCAGGAATGCCTGCGCGCGTCAGTTCGCGTTTCAGGGCCTGGCGCCGCCGGCCAGGCAGGCGCGCGCCGTCCATCTCGTCGATCAGCCCTGCCATCTCGGCAAAACGTGCCGTCGCCCCCGCACCAAAAGCCGTCGGATCGATCGCGATCAGGGTCTGTCCCGTACCGGGCGGTACGCCCTCGGCTTCGAAGAAGGAGGTCGCCTCATAGGCATAGTTGGCGCCGGTGAGCCCGGCGCACAGCATCTCCACCATCAGCGCAAGGGCGGTGCCCTTGACGTCGCCCATCGGCACCATGGTGCCGGCGAGTGCCGCGGCGGGATCGGTGGTCGCGTTGCCCTCGGTGTCCAGCGCCCACCCTTCCGGAATGGACACTCCCTTCTGCTTGGCCGCCATGATCTTGCCGCGCGCCACCTTGGAAAGGGAAATGTCGATGACGAGCGGTTCCGCTCCCTCCAGCGGTGCCGCGAAGGCGATCGGGTTGGTGCCGAAAAGCGCCCGCTTTCCGCCCCAGGGCGCCATAGCGGCTGGCGAATTCGCGATCATCAGGCCGACGATGCCGGCTTCGGCCAGCCGCTCTACGAACAAGCCGGTGACGCCGCAATGGTGCGAGCGGCGAATGCCGGCGATCGCCACGCCCTGTCCGCGCGCCGCGTCCGGCAGCCACTCGAGCGCGCGTTCGAGGGCCGGATAGGCGAAGCCGTGGGCGGCATCGACGGTCAGCGCGCCCGGCCTCGTTTCCGTGGTCTGCGGCATCGCCATGCCGTCGACCTTGCCGCTCAGCGCCTGCGCACAGTAGGAAGGCATGCGCCGCAGGCCATGGCCCGCCTGGCCGGCCAGCTCGGCGCCGATGAGCGCGCGGGCCACGGCCTCCGCATTGGGCCGCGACGTCCGGCAGCGCAGAAGGGTTTCGACCACGAGGCCGGTCGCCTCTTCGATCGACAGTCGTTTTTCGCTCATACCTTATCTCTGAGATGCTGAAGGACGGTCTGCGCGATCTTATAGCTGACGCGCACATTGGATTCACGCGTCACGCCGGCGATGTGGGGCGTCAGAACGAGATTCTTCAGCCCCTGGAACCTTGCGCCCTTCTCGGCGCCGAGCGGCTCTTCCTCGAACACGTCGAGGGCTGCCCCGGCGAGTCGCCCTTCACGAAGCGCCGCGCACAGGGCGTCCTCGTCCACGATGCCGCCCCGCGCCGCGTTGATGAGCACCGCATCCTTCTTCATGCGGCCGATGGCGGCGGCGTCTATCATGTGCCGTGTGTCCGGCGTCAGCGGCGTGTGCAGGCTGACCACATCCGCGTCCGCCAGGAGCCGCTCGAGCGTGACCTTGCGCGCGCCTTTCCAGGCGGCATGGTCGTCCGGCAGGAACGGGTCGTAAGCGATCACCGCCATGCCGAGCGCCTCCGCCCTGCGGCCCACCTCGCGCGCGATGGCGCCGAAGCCGACAAGCCCGATCGTCCTGCCGGAAGCCTCGCCGCCGATCAGGGCCTGCCGCGGCCACGCGCCGGCGGCGACGGCGGTGCTCGAGCCATAGGCGCCGCGCAGGAGGACGAGGGCCATCGCGATCACATATTCGGCGACGGCGAGATCGTTGGCGCCGGTGGCGGGATAGACCGCGATGCCACGTGCGGCACAAGCTTCCGTATCGATATTGTCGAGCCCGACGCCGAGGCGGCCGACGCATTCGAGCGCGGTCGCTGCCTCCAACAAGGAGACCCTCACCTGCGTGCGGTTGCGCACGACGAGCGCCCGCGCCCCTTGGAGGGCGGCGGCCAGTTCCGCCGGCCGGTCCACCAGCGACGGGTCATAGAGCGTGTCGAAGCCTTCGCACAGGTGCTCGACGGCGGCTTCATCCATGAATTCGCTGATGACGATTTCGGGCATGTGTGGCGGTTTCCTTAAATGAGCAGGCCGCGCGGCATGGGGATGTTCAGTATGTTGGACATGAGAAGGTAGAAGAGGACGACCAATGTCAGGACCAGCGCCAGGTTGATCGACAGGCGGCGCGGTGTCTGGCGGCCAAATGTGCCGGTGAACATCAGGGCGATGCAAGCGAGAAGACTGGTCACGAAAATCCCGATGACCGGGAACAGCAGCGCCCACGCGACCATCACGACGACCAGGCTGATGCGGCGGCCAATTCCCTCCGCCTGCGCCCGCACGCCGGCGCCCGCCTCCATCGACCTGCCGCTCCGGCCGGTTAGGGATGCCGCGATCTGCAGGACGGCGAGAAGCGCCATGGCCGCGCCGACGGTGCGCGGGAACATCGCCGCCATAGGCGACATGGCGAAGCTGGTGACGAAGACGTAGAGACCCAGCACAGCAAAGAGGATGGAGCCGACGGCGCCGGCCCAGTCCTTTTCCTGCACACCTGCCACGCCAGGTTCGGAATTCCTCGTCATGGGCGGACCTCCGTCGGCTTCTGGGCGCCGGCGCGCAACTGCCTGATGAGTGGTACGCACAGGGTGAGCAGGATCAGGCCGACAATGCCCCAGCTGATCGGGCGATCGAACAGGAGTTGGCCGCCGAAATCGTTTTGCGCCCTGCCGATCAGATAGGCCCGCATGAAGCCCTGCTCGGCAATCTGCCCGAGCACAAGGCCAAGGACGATGGGGGACGGCCCGTAGCCGGCCAGAGAGAGCAGCCAGCCGATCACACCCATCGCCACCATGACGGCCACGTCATGGGGGTTGGAATGGATGGAATAGCTGCCCATCACCGTCATGAAGGCAATGAGCGGCACCAGGAGCGTCTTGGGTGTGTTGACGATGAAACGGTAGGCGTAGCGGCCGATCAGCAGCCCCATCGGCAGCATCAGGACCGTGGCGATCAACAGCCCGAGCATGAAGACGTAGACGATGCCGCTCTGCTGCGTGAAGAGCTCTGGACCGGTGCGGATACCCTGGACGAGCAACGCGCCGAGGATGACGGCATCCGGCGGCGTGCCCGGTATCCCAAGCACCAGCGTAGGGATGAAGCCGCCGCCAACCGTGGCGTTGTTGGCACTTTCCGTGGCAAGCAGCCCGCCCGGCTCACCTTTCCCGAAACGCTCGGGATGCCGGCTGGCGCGGCGCGCTTCCGAGTAGGAGACGAGCGAGGCGATCGAGCCACCGGCACCCGGCAGAATCCCCACGAGCGTGCCGATGATCGAAGAGCGGACGAGATTGAAGGCGTTGGTCGCGCAATGGCCGACGGCCTCGAAGAAACGGATGCCGCGGCCAAGCGGCGCCGGCTCCAGATGCCGCTCCGGGCGGGCCACCATGTCGATCAGCACCGGAATGCAGTAGAGGCCGATCAGAGCCGAAACGATATCGATTCCGCCCAGGAGAACGGAGGAGCCGAAGGTGAAGCGCGTGTCGCCGCCGATGACGGCCACACCGATCATAGACAGGACGAGGCCGAAGGTGGCCCCGATCAGGCCCTTCAGCACGTTGCCGCTGGAAAGGCTGGCGACGAGGGTGAGGCCGAGAACCGCCAGCCAGAAATACTCGCTGGAATGGAAGGCGAGCGCCACCTGGGCGAGCATGGGCGCCAGCGTCATCAGGAGCACGGCGCCAACCAGGCCGCCGATGACGCTGGCCAGCGTCGCGAGCGTCATGGCGAGATCGCCATTGCCGCTCTTTGCCATCGGATACCCGTCGAAGGTTGTCGCGATGGCGGACGGCGTGCCGGGCGTGTTGACGAGAATCGCCGCATAGGCGCCGCCATAGATGGCGCCCGTATAGATGGCGCCCAGCATGATCAGGCCCGAGGCGGGATCCATTGCGAAGGTGAACGGCACGAGCACGGCGATCGCCATAGTGGCCGATAGGCCGGGAAGCGCACCGATGACCGTGCCCAGCACCACGCCGGAAAGCGCCAGGACGAGATTGAACGGGCTGAAGGCCTGGCCAAGAATGAATCCGAAATCGATCTGCATGGCAGGGTTCCCGGCTTTCGCAAAACGGCCGACCGCGGTCGAACGCCGTGGTCGGCCATCTCGTCGTGCTACTGTTCGGCGGCCAGTTGCTCGGCAATTTCCTTGTAGATCCGCCTCCTCTCGGCCATGAACGCGTCCATTTCGCCATAGGGAACGTCGAGCATGGCGAAACCGGCATCCTCCATCTGCTTCACGAATTCGGAGTCCGTGTTGATTTTGCCGATGATATCGGAGAGTTGCCGGCGCACCGCCTCCGGCGTCGACTTCGGTACTGCGATGCCGCGATACGCCCCGCCGACCATGTCGATGCCGAGTTCCTTGAAGGTGGGCACATCCGGAAAGAGCGGATGCCGCTCCTCCTGTGCGACCGCCAGCATGCGCACCTCATTTCCTTGGCCGGCCGCCACGGTCGTGTACCCCCAAAGAGCATCGACCTCGCCGCCGAGAAGCGCGGGCACGGTGGCACCGGTGCCGGTGTAGGGAATGTAGGTGAGCTTCGCCCCCGTCGCGTTGGCGAAGCGCTGGTTGGCGATGTGATTGGCCGAGTTGGTGGCCGTCCCGCCCACGGTAACGGACCCGGGCGCAGCGGTCGCGGCCTCTACCAGGTCCTGCAGCGACTTGAACTCGCTGTCGGCACGCACGACCAGCGCGTCGGGCGTGAAGTGGAACATGTAGATGTTGACGAGGTCTTCCGTCGTATAGCCGGGCTCCTGCAGGAGCGGCTGCATGATGATGTGCGGCAGGTTGGTGCCCATGATCGTGTAGCCGTCGCCCGGCTGGTCGTTGAGCACGGACCAGGCCTGAGCGCCGCCTGCACCCGCCTGGTACTGGATGATCAGATCCTGTCCGGTGATCTTCTTGAAGAAGGGCTGCTGGAGACGGGCGGATATGTCGCTTTCCCCGCCGGGATTGAAGGGAATGATGTAGTTCACCGGCTTGTCCGGGAATGCCATGGCGGCATTCGAAAGGAAAGTGAAGGCCGCGGCAGCGGCCCACAGGATGGTTTTCTTCAACACCATAACGTCCTCCCTGGTCTGGTGTTTTGCAGCGCCCGGGTCAGGCGCTGCGGTAGAGCTTCGTCATGACGAATTCGCGATGTCCGAGCGCCTCGGCCGCCGTGTTGCGGCCGTTGGCCGTGCGCGCGATCATGTCGATCAGGGCATCGCCTGCGTCATCAAGGGTCATCTCACGGCGCAGAATGCCGGAGACGTCCACGTCTATGTGCTCGCCCATGGTCCGGACGGTGCGCGGGTTGGCGGAAATCTTGATGACCGGAACGATCGGGTTTCCGATGACATTGCCCTGGCCCGTGGGGAA is part of the Chelativorans sp. AA-79 genome and encodes:
- a CDS encoding hydroxyacid dehydrogenase translates to MPEIVISEFMDEAAVEHLCEGFDTLYDPSLVDRPAELAAALQGARALVVRNRTQVRVSLLEAATALECVGRLGVGLDNIDTEACAARGIAVYPATGANDLAVAEYVIAMALVLLRGAYGSSTAVAAGAWPRQALIGGEASGRTIGLVGFGAIAREVGRRAEALGMAVIAYDPFLPDDHAAWKGARKVTLERLLADADVVSLHTPLTPDTRHMIDAAAIGRMKKDAVLINAARGGIVDEDALCAALREGRLAGAALDVFEEEPLGAEKGARFQGLKNLVLTPHIAGVTRESNVRVSYKIAQTVLQHLRDKV
- a CDS encoding vitamin K epoxide reductase family protein — protein: MRQYLMDLTSPGLSPRHLRRSLQENDSRAMDYRRAIVGASLIGIASMAVVTLLQTGIVRHLPDPPTRRPHFDSDKVNSSEEAYSYGMPDGPLAIAMHAMNLVFAAAGPPDRFRWRPWLPLAAAFASAAQAAIAAKYLFYQMPKVDKAWCPYCIVDALTHFATFALTLPELARVMLPRRLR
- a CDS encoding sterol desaturase family protein; the protein is MGQDRRIPGWVSGALVVGAFGLLVWAEIYRPLREHREGKVRRNIRNLTVAALSAVALQALERPVVNPLSQQVERLRWGLLKRFRLPAWVENVLAVALLDYTLYLWHILVHRMPFLWRFHQVHHADLDMDTSTALRFHFGEMALSVPYRAAQVALLGIAPRPLSIWQTFLLVSIMFHHSDLRFPLRLERRLSRFFVTPRMHGIHHSIIEDEVNSNWSSGLTLWDWLHGTLRLDIPQSEIDIGVPAYRSPEDVTLPKLVEMPFTEQPPTDRLPSGEKPRRERRFSVGKGLRG
- a CDS encoding TVP38/TMEM64 family protein, which translates into the protein MLANRRRRGTAWKKVAVGIAIVLALAVLYWWLRRSGALEILGNEPALRAQIRRLGFWGPLAIVVMITGAIVLSPIPSGPIAMVAGAVYGPVLGTIYVVAGAEAGAIIAFWIARIFGYEIVRRWSRVEPLLDQLRNNRSQNWLMTIVFASRLVPFISFDAVSYAAGLTPLAFWRFAVATLLGVVPISFLLTYFGKQAVTADPMHMMIIAVVVGGVTLVPFALKLLWERYRNR
- a CDS encoding Ldh family oxidoreductase, with translation MSEKRLSIEEATGLVVETLLRCRTSRPNAEAVARALIGAELAGQAGHGLRRMPSYCAQALSGKVDGMAMPQTTETRPGALTVDAAHGFAYPALERALEWLPDAARGQGVAIAGIRRSHHCGVTGLFVERLAEAGIVGLMIANSPAAMAPWGGKRALFGTNPIAFAAPLEGAEPLVIDISLSKVARGKIMAAKQKGVSIPEGWALDTEGNATTDPAAALAGTMVPMGDVKGTALALMVEMLCAGLTGANYAYEATSFFEAEGVPPGTGQTLIAIDPTAFGAGATARFAEMAGLIDEMDGARLPGRRRQALKRELTRAGIPADRELLQQIGVIGL
- a CDS encoding sulfurtransferase encodes the protein MRIAAITLAAALGLAAPAFAQDVRPLVDAEWLKANAGQENLVILDIRDDVEETELGSEPYIAKAVAAPYATAGWRTEVDGVPGMLPPVDQVAGLIGSLGIDNDDHVVIVPWGTDSSEFGGATRVYWTFKYLGHDAVSILDGGWRQYDAAGGARSAEPVKPEPVEFTYELQDDLLATSEEVAAALESGVKLVDGRPAEQYEGKSKSPVVRVEGTLPGAVNIEHSKLYRAEYALFARPETVRTLAEEVALGTDEENIAFCNTGHWASIAWFGLSEVLGNKNTSMYDGSMSEWTADPSRPVENRSGT
- a CDS encoding YeeE/YedE family protein gives rise to the protein MTDLSLDRPSCLPPVNADRAPILVAGGALVLGFLVIATLVDLRQAMLFFVGGLLGATLYHGSFGFTGGWRRMVVERRGRAMRAQMLMIGVAAVAMIPLIAAGNLGGQALVGAVAPAGTSVLVGAAMFGLGMQLGGGCGSGTLFAVGGGSARMLITLTFFIVGAFIGTAHLPWWLGLPSLPAISIAAELGIVAAVLVSLAGLGLVAFVTAAIERRAHGDIEAEPGPSRPGWSWVLRGPWPLVGAGLLLALLNIATLLLAGHPWSVTFGFGLWGAKVAQAFGVPVESWEFWNWPGPQTALGSSVLADVTSVMNFGIILGAALAASLAGKFAPKAKVPFASMLAAAIGGILMGYGARLSFGCNIGALFSGIASGSLHGWLWFAAAFLGSLAGIWLRPVFGLDGFTRK
- a CDS encoding putative sulfate exporter family transporter, yielding MSASPPAMRLQHLKSLAPGIMLALLIALAATFLSEHYGAPVMLFALLLGMAFHFLWDEPRSAAGIDFASRSLLRLGVGLLGARITFEEIGALGFGPILLVLASVVATIGFGLLMARLFRRHWTFGILTGGAVAICGASAALAISAVLPNRPEREKDTLFTVIAVTGLSTIAMIIYPILFAALGFDDREIGVMIGATIHDVAQVVGAGYAVSDVAGDTATFVKLLRVALLPIVVISIMLFARRGEGAKGLSLPSFVVLFAALVVLNSLGFIPTTVAALLSELSRWLLVVAIAALGVKTALKDMFALGAGHINVVVTITLFLMMLALGLSLLL
- a CDS encoding tripartite tricarboxylate transporter TctB family protein; translated protein: MTRNSEPGVAGVQEKDWAGAVGSILFAVLGLYVFVTSFAMSPMAAMFPRTVGAAMALLAVLQIAASLTGRSGRSMEAGAGVRAQAEGIGRRISLVVVMVAWALLFPVIGIFVTSLLACIALMFTGTFGRQTPRRLSINLALVLTLVVLFYLLMSNILNIPMPRGLLI